One part of the Cystobacter ferrugineus genome encodes these proteins:
- a CDS encoding pseudouridine-5'-phosphate glycosidase, producing the protein MHLRYSEEVRRAREQGVPLVAQETSVVAQGLPYPDNLGAARACEEAVRRAGAVPAPIAVVDGEVWVGLEEAHMRRLAEGKERLLKLASRDLAVAIAQKATGGTTVSATCEVAAAAGIRVFATGGIGGVHRGVAEQMDISQDIWALARFPVAVVCAGAKSVLDLPKTLEALETAAVPVLGVGTDELPSFYSRSSGLPLEHRVEDAASAAAICRARFETLGQGGLLFTVPPPEETALPRAEVELHIASALAEAERQGIRGKAVTPFLLSEMARRTSGKTLRANLALLTNNARFAGQLAVAYAQGAAGR; encoded by the coding sequence ATGCACTTGCGTTACTCCGAAGAGGTCCGGCGCGCCCGGGAGCAGGGCGTGCCGTTGGTGGCACAGGAGACGAGCGTGGTGGCCCAGGGGCTGCCCTATCCGGACAACCTCGGGGCGGCCCGGGCCTGTGAGGAAGCCGTGCGCCGCGCGGGTGCCGTGCCCGCGCCCATCGCCGTGGTGGACGGGGAGGTGTGGGTGGGGCTGGAGGAGGCGCACATGCGCCGGCTCGCCGAGGGCAAGGAGCGCCTGCTCAAGCTCGCCTCGCGCGATCTGGCGGTGGCCATCGCCCAGAAGGCCACCGGAGGCACCACCGTGAGCGCCACGTGCGAGGTGGCCGCCGCCGCGGGCATCCGCGTCTTCGCCACGGGCGGCATTGGTGGCGTGCACCGCGGGGTGGCCGAGCAGATGGACATCTCCCAGGACATCTGGGCGCTGGCGCGCTTCCCCGTGGCGGTGGTGTGCGCCGGGGCCAAGTCCGTGCTGGATCTCCCCAAGACGCTGGAGGCGCTGGAGACCGCCGCCGTGCCCGTGCTCGGGGTGGGCACCGACGAGCTGCCGTCCTTCTACAGCCGCTCGTCCGGGCTGCCCCTGGAGCACCGCGTGGAGGATGCCGCCAGCGCGGCGGCGATCTGCCGCGCCCGCTTCGAGACGCTGGGGCAGGGGGGCCTGCTCTTCACCGTGCCTCCGCCCGAGGAGACGGCGCTGCCGCGCGCGGAGGTGGAGCTGCATATCGCCTCGGCGCTGGCGGAGGCGGAGCGGCAGGGCATCCGCGGCAAGGCGGTGACGCCCTTCCTGCTCTCGGAGATGGCCAGGCGCACGAGCGGCAAGACGCTGCGCGCCAACCTCGCCCTGCTCACCAACAACGCCCGCTTCGCCGGACAGCTCGCGGTGGCGTACGCCCAGGGCGCGGCGGGGCGCTGA